AAAATTGAAAAATTCCTCTCCATCCTGACAGTAAACGACAGGATAGCTGAGAATTTCATTGTATCCGGGAGGAAGGTAAATGCGCAGCGTTCGATTCTCATGCAGAAACTTGCTTTCAATCACTTCTTTTACAATGGTTCGCTTCAATAAACGTTCATTCGTCATCATTCGTCACCTTTTTCGGGTTAGTTTTTGAAATGCGGTAAACAATAAGTTAAAATTACCCTGACATGTCTAAGTTGGCTGCTGTTCTATGATGTTTGTCATACTGTTATAGTATTTTCTATTATCTGTTATACATACAAACGTTAAGAAATATGAAATTTTATCTCGTATTTCTTTGACGAATGGAGTGAAACAGGTGTATAATAATTCTATAACAGCGGAACTTGATATTCAAATATTTATTGAGGTGAAAAAAATGACCAAGGTTCCTTATGAAGTATATACCGAGGAAGTCGATACTCTATCTGTACTTTCCCCGGATGGCAAAATCGTAAACAAAGATCTTTTGCCTGAATTGTCAGATGATCAACTGAAAGAAATTATGTACCGTATGGTATTTACCCGTACTTGGGACGACCGCGCCGTAAATCTCGGCCGTCAAGGACGTCTCGGTTTCTATGCTCCTGTATCCGGTCAAGAAGCAACAATGGTAGGTAGCGAATTCGCGCTTGAGAAAGACGACTTTGTCTGCCCGGGCTACCGTGATATGCCGCAAATCGTATGGCATGGACTTCCACTTTATCAAGCATTCCTCTACTCCCGCGGACATCAGCATGGCGGACAAATTCCGGAGGGTGTTAACGTATTGATGCCTCAGATCATCATTGGCGCGCAAATCTTGCATGCTATGGGTATCGCTATGGGTTACAAATTGAAGAAGCAAAAACAAGTTGCTATTACGTATACCGGTGACGGTGGTTCTTCCGAAGGCGACTTCTACGAAGGCTTGAACTATGCAGGCGTGTACAAATTGCCAGTTATCTTCTTCGTGCAAAACAACGGCTATGCAATCACGACTCCATTCTCCAAGCAGACTGCAGCATTGTCTATCGCACATAAAGCTGTAGCAGCTGGTATCAAGGGTGTTAAAGTTGACGGCATGGATGTTCTCGCTGTGATCAAGGCCGTTCGTGATGCTGCAGAACGCGGCCGCAATGGCGAAGGCGCAACGCTTATCGAAGCTGTGACATACCGTTTCCGTCCGCATTCCCTGTCTGACGACGCTACGAAATATCGTACGAAGGAAGAAGAGGGCGAGTGGAACGAGAAGGATCCGATCGCACGTCTTGCGAAGTACCTGGAAGCAAAAGGCCTCTGGACAGAGGAAGATACAGCTCGCGTGAGAGAAGAAGCGAAAGCGAAAGTCAACGAGCAAATTAAAAAAGCAGAACAAACGGAAAAAATGACGGTACCTGGTTTGATCGACAGCATGTTCGAACAAACACCGAAGCATCTGGAAGAGCAGAAAGCCGATTTTCAATAAAAATGACGGGCCGATGATTGTCGAAGGTTGATCCTGGATAATCATCCGGTTTGTCATGGCTGTATGCATCAGGTCTGTTTTAAATTACGTTTTGACATCGATATATAGCCGCAAGGCATAACACTGGAATTTTAGTGAACTGTATTTCTTAAGGAGGAAATGAAGCAATGGCACAAATGAACATGAAAGAAGCGATTCGCGACGCCATGCGCGTTGAATTGAGCCGTGACCCTAACGTTGTCATCTTCGGTGAAGACGTAGGTAATGTCGGCGGTGTTTTCCGGGTAACGGAAGGCCTTCAAAAAGAATTCGGGGAAGAGCGCGTATTCGATACGCCGCTGGCTGAGTCCGCTATTGGCGGTTTGGCAGTAGGTCTCGGTATTCAAGGCTTTCGTCCGATCGCTGAAATTCAATTCGTTGGATTTATCTTTGAGGCGCTTGATCAAATCGTCGTTCAAGCAGCGCGTATGCGTTACCGTTCCGGTGGACGTTACAACTCCCCAATCGTATTCCGTACGCCATTCGGCGGCGGGGTTAAAGCAGCTGAGCTGCATACGGATGCACTCGAAGGTTTGATTACACAAACCCCGGGTATTAAAGTTGTAGTACCTTCCAATCCTTATGATGCAAAAGGACTCATGATCGCAGCGATTCGCGATAATGACCCTGTGTTCTTCATGGAGCACTTGAACCTGTATCATGCGTTCCGCGCTGAAGTTCCTGAAGGCGACTACACCATTGAGCTTGGTAAAGCTAACGTGGTTCGCGAAGGAACAGACGTTACGATCATCGCTTACGGCCTGATGGTTCATACCGCAACGAAAGCGGCGGACGAACTTGAGAAGAACGGAATCAAAGCGGAAATCATCGACTTGCGCACCATTTCTCCAATCGACATCGATACTGTGCTTGCTTCGGTTAAGAAAACCAACCGTGCCATCGTGGTTCAAGAAGCACAAAAATCGGCAGGCGTAGCTGCAGAAGTTATCGCTCAAATCAACGAGAAAGCGATTCTGCACTTGGAAGCTCCAGTGCTTCGCGTGACTCCGCCGGACACGGTGTATCCATTCGCGCAAATCGAGGACACATGGTTGCCTACTCCAGCACGTATCGTGGATGCCGTCAATAAAGTATTGAATTTCTAATAGCAGCAATATCTAGGGAGGTTTTTCAGTTGGCAAAATTTGAATATCGTTTTCCAGAGCTGGGTGAAGGTCTGCATGAAGGTGAAATCATCAAAATGCATATCAAGCCAGGCGACAAAGTAACAGACGACGACATCATCATGGAAGTACAGAACGACAAGGCAGTCGTAGAAGTTCCTTGTCCCGTGAACGGTACGGTTCAAGAAGTGTTTGCCAAGGATGGTCAAGTGTGCCGTGTCGGTGAAGTGGTAGCTATCATCGATGCTGAAGGCGACATTCCTGAGCAAGAAGCTCCTGCTGAAGAGCAGTCGGCGCAAGAAGCTGACGCAGCGAAAGGCAGTGCAGATACAACTTCTTCACCGGCTCAAAATGCTCCGGCTGACGCTAAACAAGGCGGAAACGGTGAAGCAGCAGCGCCAGCAGCACCTAACCGTGAAGTTCTGGCTACACCTAGCGTGCGTAAATTCGCTCGTGAGCAAGGCGTAGACATTGCACAAGTGCAAGGCTCCGGCAACAACGGTAAAGTGACTCGCGAAGATGTTGAAGCCTTCAAAAACGGTGGAGGCCAAGCAGCAGCTCCAGCGCAAGAAGCGGCTTCCGAAACGAAAGCAGCTCCTGCAGCAGCATCCGCAGCGGTGGATACTCGTGCAGAAGAAGAGCGCGTACCATTCAAAGGTATTCGTAAAGCGATCTCGAACGCCATGGTTAAATCGGCTTACACAGCTCCTCACGTTACGATCATGGATGAAGTTGACGTAACCGAGCTGGTAGCGTTCCGTACTCGCATGAAACCGATCGCGGAGAAGAAAGGCACGAAAGTTACGTATCTGCCATTCATCGTTAAAGCACTCGTTGCGGCTAGCCGTCAATTCCCTGCTTTGAATGCGATGATCGACGAAGAAGCGAACGAAATCGTGTACAAAAAATACTACAACATCGGTATCGCTACAGATACAGACAACGGTCTGATCGTACCGGTTATCAAAGATGCGGATCGTAAGAGCATCTGGATGATCGCTGACAGCATCCGTGACCTGGCTGCTCGCGGCCGTGAAGGTAAACTGTCTCCTAACGAAATGAAGGGCAGCACAATTTCCATCACAAACATCGGATCCGCAGGCGGTATGTTCTTTACACCAATCATTAACTTCCCAGAAGTTGCTATTCTCGGTACTGGCCGCATCAGCGAAAAAGCGGTTGTGAAAAACGGCGAGATTGTAGCAGCACCTGTTATGGCATTGTCCTTGAGCTTTGACCACCGTATCATCGACGGCGCAACGGCTCAAAACTTTATGAACTATATTAAACAACTGCTCGCTAACCCTGAGCTGCTTGTTATGGAGGTGTAACTAATGGTAGTTGGAGATGCTTCTTTAGATATTGATACTCTAGTCATTGGTGCTGGTCCTGGTGGTTATGTGGCGGCGATTCGTGCCGCCCAACTGGGTCAAAAGGTTCTGATCGTTGATAAATCGGAACTCGGCGGTGTTTGCTTGAACCGTGGTTGTATTCCTTCCAAGGCTTTGATCGCTGCAGCTCATCAGTTCGAATCCGCTAAGCATGCCGATGCATTCGGTATTTCCGTGGAGAACGTAACGGTTGATTTCGCGAAAACACAGGAATTCAAAAACGGCGTTGTCAAAAAAATG
Above is a window of Paenibacillus sp. FSL K6-1330 DNA encoding:
- the pdhA gene encoding pyruvate dehydrogenase (acetyl-transferring) E1 component subunit alpha, yielding MTKVPYEVYTEEVDTLSVLSPDGKIVNKDLLPELSDDQLKEIMYRMVFTRTWDDRAVNLGRQGRLGFYAPVSGQEATMVGSEFALEKDDFVCPGYRDMPQIVWHGLPLYQAFLYSRGHQHGGQIPEGVNVLMPQIIIGAQILHAMGIAMGYKLKKQKQVAITYTGDGGSSEGDFYEGLNYAGVYKLPVIFFVQNNGYAITTPFSKQTAALSIAHKAVAAGIKGVKVDGMDVLAVIKAVRDAAERGRNGEGATLIEAVTYRFRPHSLSDDATKYRTKEEEGEWNEKDPIARLAKYLEAKGLWTEEDTARVREEAKAKVNEQIKKAEQTEKMTVPGLIDSMFEQTPKHLEEQKADFQ
- a CDS encoding alpha-ketoacid dehydrogenase subunit beta: MAQMNMKEAIRDAMRVELSRDPNVVIFGEDVGNVGGVFRVTEGLQKEFGEERVFDTPLAESAIGGLAVGLGIQGFRPIAEIQFVGFIFEALDQIVVQAARMRYRSGGRYNSPIVFRTPFGGGVKAAELHTDALEGLITQTPGIKVVVPSNPYDAKGLMIAAIRDNDPVFFMEHLNLYHAFRAEVPEGDYTIELGKANVVREGTDVTIIAYGLMVHTATKAADELEKNGIKAEIIDLRTISPIDIDTVLASVKKTNRAIVVQEAQKSAGVAAEVIAQINEKAILHLEAPVLRVTPPDTVYPFAQIEDTWLPTPARIVDAVNKVLNF
- a CDS encoding dihydrolipoamide acetyltransferase family protein — translated: MAKFEYRFPELGEGLHEGEIIKMHIKPGDKVTDDDIIMEVQNDKAVVEVPCPVNGTVQEVFAKDGQVCRVGEVVAIIDAEGDIPEQEAPAEEQSAQEADAAKGSADTTSSPAQNAPADAKQGGNGEAAAPAAPNREVLATPSVRKFAREQGVDIAQVQGSGNNGKVTREDVEAFKNGGGQAAAPAQEAASETKAAPAAASAAVDTRAEEERVPFKGIRKAISNAMVKSAYTAPHVTIMDEVDVTELVAFRTRMKPIAEKKGTKVTYLPFIVKALVAASRQFPALNAMIDEEANEIVYKKYYNIGIATDTDNGLIVPVIKDADRKSIWMIADSIRDLAARGREGKLSPNEMKGSTISITNIGSAGGMFFTPIINFPEVAILGTGRISEKAVVKNGEIVAAPVMALSLSFDHRIIDGATAQNFMNYIKQLLANPELLVMEV